Proteins encoded together in one Aminobacter aminovorans window:
- a CDS encoding dihydrodipicolinate synthase family protein, with product MSRFAVAEMHGIHAILYALFDDQERLDRGAMRRQVELCLGVGVHGMAALGLATEASKLTDAERRMVMDWIAEDTGGKVPLALTIFGASVAEQIAQVRHAESVGADWLILQPPMVGQYGAAEYIRFFGRVAEATDLPVAIQNAPAFMGRGLSATEISDLVRQHPNIQLVKGEGPVVDIAGLVEATGGKLPIFNGRAGLEMLDNLRIGCRGLILAPDCIDYAVAAYNAFICRDEEEALLHYRKMLPAVVSTMQGIEHLMAYGKRLFALRAGLVVHDRAPALRPSAVGLAMMERFNADLGPLQRRTKDVAVEPM from the coding sequence ATGTCACGTTTCGCTGTCGCCGAAATGCACGGCATCCACGCCATCCTCTACGCGCTGTTCGATGACCAGGAGCGGCTCGACCGAGGTGCGATGCGCCGGCAGGTCGAGCTTTGCCTTGGGGTCGGCGTCCACGGCATGGCCGCGCTCGGCCTTGCCACTGAAGCGTCGAAGCTGACGGATGCCGAGCGCCGGATGGTTATGGACTGGATCGCCGAAGACACGGGCGGAAAGGTGCCGCTGGCGCTCACCATCTTCGGTGCGTCGGTGGCAGAACAGATCGCGCAGGTGCGCCACGCCGAAAGTGTCGGCGCTGACTGGCTGATCCTGCAGCCGCCGATGGTCGGCCAGTATGGTGCTGCCGAGTATATCCGCTTCTTCGGCCGCGTGGCCGAGGCGACCGACCTGCCGGTCGCGATCCAGAATGCCCCGGCCTTCATGGGCCGTGGGCTGAGCGCGACCGAGATCAGCGACCTCGTTCGCCAGCACCCCAATATCCAGCTGGTCAAAGGCGAGGGTCCGGTGGTCGACATTGCCGGCCTTGTCGAGGCAACCGGCGGCAAGCTGCCGATCTTCAACGGCCGCGCCGGGTTGGAAATGCTCGACAATCTGCGCATCGGTTGCCGCGGCCTGATCCTGGCACCCGACTGCATCGACTACGCAGTCGCTGCCTACAATGCCTTCATCTGTCGAGACGAAGAAGAAGCGCTGTTGCATTACCGCAAAATGCTGCCGGCCGTCGTCTCGACGATGCAGGGCATCGAACACCTGATGGCCTACGGCAAACGGTTGTTTGCTTTGCGTGCTGGTCTGGTCGTTCATGACCGCGCGCCAGCGCTTAGGCCAAGTGCGGTGGGGCTTGCCATGATGGAGCGCTTCAATGCCGACCTTGGGCCGCTGCAGCGCAGGACGAAAGATGTGGCGGTCGAACCGATGTGA
- the araD gene encoding L-arabinonate dehydratase produces the protein MTRKLRSQAWFGGFGKDAFIHRSWMKNNGLPDDAFDGRPVIGICNTFSELTPCNAHFRGLVEHVKAGILEAGGLPLEFPVFSCGESNLRPTAMLFRNLASMDVEEAIRGNPMDGVVLMAGCDKTTPSLVMGAASCDVPAIVVSGGPMLNGRFRGKPIGSGTDVWKFSEDVRAGLMTEQEFAAAESAMSRSPGHCMTMGTASTMASMVEALGLALPGNAAYPAVDAHRARLARLSGRRIVVMVKEDLRLSAILTRKAFANAIRINGAIGGSTNAVVHLLAIAGRIGTELTLEDWDRYGRDIPTILNLMPSGKFLMEEFCYAGGLPAVMKEIADLLDLDALTVTGKTVGDNIAGAENFNEEVILPRDNALTQQGGIAVLRGNLAPNGAILKPSAASPELMRHRGRAVVFENIEHYKARVDDPALDIDETCVMVLKNCGPKGYPGMAEVGNMALPQKLLEKGVRDMVRISDARMSGTAFGTVVLHAAPEAAVGGPLALVEDGDMIELDVESRRLHLEISDEELTRRRKLWTPPVPEMQGGYQSLYVERVMQADRGADLDFLVGCRGHDVPRESH, from the coding sequence GTGACACGGAAATTGCGTTCACAGGCCTGGTTCGGTGGCTTTGGCAAGGATGCCTTCATTCACCGCAGTTGGATGAAGAACAACGGGCTGCCCGACGACGCCTTCGACGGCCGCCCGGTGATCGGCATCTGCAACACCTTCTCCGAACTCACCCCCTGCAATGCGCATTTCCGCGGCCTGGTCGAGCACGTGAAGGCGGGCATTCTCGAAGCGGGCGGCCTGCCGCTCGAGTTTCCTGTCTTCTCATGCGGCGAATCCAACTTGCGTCCGACAGCCATGCTGTTTCGCAACCTCGCCTCGATGGATGTCGAAGAAGCGATCCGTGGCAACCCGATGGACGGCGTGGTGCTGATGGCCGGTTGCGACAAGACCACGCCGTCGCTGGTCATGGGGGCTGCGTCCTGCGACGTGCCGGCGATCGTCGTTTCGGGTGGCCCGATGCTCAACGGCCGTTTCCGTGGCAAGCCGATCGGCTCTGGCACCGACGTCTGGAAGTTCTCCGAGGACGTGCGCGCCGGTCTGATGACCGAGCAGGAATTCGCCGCTGCCGAAAGCGCGATGTCGCGTTCGCCCGGCCATTGCATGACCATGGGCACCGCGTCGACCATGGCGTCGATGGTCGAAGCGCTCGGCCTGGCTTTGCCCGGCAACGCCGCCTATCCCGCCGTGGATGCTCACCGCGCGCGGCTTGCCCGCCTTTCCGGCCGGCGCATCGTTGTGATGGTCAAGGAAGATCTGCGCCTATCCGCCATCCTCACCAGGAAAGCATTCGCCAATGCCATCCGCATCAACGGTGCAATCGGCGGCTCGACCAATGCGGTCGTGCATCTGCTCGCCATCGCCGGCAGGATCGGCACTGAGCTGACGCTCGAGGACTGGGACCGTTATGGCCGCGACATCCCGACCATCCTCAATTTGATGCCTTCCGGCAAATTCCTGATGGAAGAGTTCTGCTACGCCGGCGGTCTTCCTGCCGTCATGAAGGAGATCGCCGACCTGCTCGATCTCGACGCGCTGACGGTTACCGGCAAGACGGTCGGCGACAACATCGCCGGTGCCGAGAACTTCAATGAAGAGGTGATCCTGCCCCGCGACAATGCGTTGACCCAGCAGGGCGGCATTGCCGTCCTGCGTGGCAACCTCGCGCCCAACGGTGCAATCCTGAAGCCTTCCGCAGCGTCGCCGGAGCTGATGCGCCATCGCGGCCGCGCCGTGGTTTTTGAAAACATCGAGCACTACAAGGCGCGCGTCGACGACCCCGCGCTCGACATCGACGAGACCTGTGTGATGGTGCTGAAGAACTGCGGCCCCAAGGGTTATCCCGGCATGGCCGAGGTCGGCAACATGGCCCTGCCGCAGAAGCTCTTGGAAAAGGGCGTACGCGACATGGTCCGCATTTCCGACGCGCGCATGTCGGGCACCGCCTTCGGCACGGTTGTGCTGCATGCGGCACCCGAGGCGGCCGTCGGCGGCCCGCTGGCCCTCGTCGAGGATGGCGACATGATCGAACTCGACGTCGAGAGCCGCCGTTTGCACCTCGAAATCAGCGATGAGGAACTCACCCGCCGCCGCAAGCTGTGGACCCCGCCTGTGCCGGAGATGCAAGGCGGCTACCAGAGCCTCTATGTCGAGCGTGTCATGCAGGCCGATCGCGGTGCCGACCTCGACTTCCTGGTCGGTTGCCGTGGCCATGACGTGCCGCGCGAAAGCCATTGA
- a CDS encoding SMP-30/gluconolactonase/LRE family protein produces the protein MPADLVSVLSDHACELGEGPSYDPVSDTLYWFDIVNGLLLEKRFGEDRTTTTQLGEMASAQAIIDGERQLILTETGLHVRDRPSGRLVLHTSVEATNAATRSNDARVHPCGALWFGTMGKQAETGAGSVYWFFRGELRRLYGGISIPNSIAFSPDGTIAYYADTAVGRIMRVACDARTGLPEGEPKVFAESQSTGSFDGSVVDADGTLWNARWGEGNLVAYAPDGELVRSVPLPVSQPSCPAFLGKDADRLAVTSAWIGLSDDAHRAEPDAGRTFLVDLPVKGRLEPDVLI, from the coding sequence ATGCCGGCTGACCTCGTTTCGGTATTGTCCGACCATGCCTGTGAACTCGGCGAGGGACCGAGCTACGATCCGGTGAGCGACACGCTTTACTGGTTCGACATCGTCAACGGGCTGCTGCTGGAAAAACGTTTCGGCGAAGATCGCACCACAACCACCCAACTCGGCGAGATGGCGAGCGCCCAGGCGATCATCGATGGCGAGCGCCAGCTGATCCTGACCGAGACCGGCCTTCATGTCAGGGACAGGCCGTCTGGCCGTCTTGTCCTTCACACATCGGTGGAGGCGACCAACGCGGCCACGCGCTCGAACGATGCCCGCGTGCATCCCTGCGGCGCCTTGTGGTTCGGCACGATGGGCAAGCAGGCCGAGACAGGTGCCGGCAGCGTCTACTGGTTTTTTCGCGGCGAGCTGCGCCGACTTTACGGCGGCATCTCGATCCCCAATTCGATCGCGTTCTCCCCCGACGGCACCATTGCCTATTACGCCGACACCGCAGTCGGTAGGATCATGCGTGTTGCCTGCGACGCAAGGACCGGACTGCCGGAAGGCGAGCCCAAGGTTTTTGCCGAAAGCCAAAGCACGGGCAGCTTCGACGGATCGGTGGTCGACGCCGACGGAACTCTGTGGAACGCGCGCTGGGGTGAGGGCAATTTGGTCGCCTACGCGCCCGACGGCGAACTTGTCCGCTCGGTGCCGTTGCCGGTGAGCCAGCCGTCATGCCCGGCATTCCTGGGCAAAGATGCCGACCGTCTTGCGGTGACCTCCGCATGGATCGGGTTGAGCGATGACGCGCACCGTGCCGAGCCGGATGCCGGAAGGACTTTTCTGGTCGACCTGCCGGTCAAGGGCCGGCTGGAGCCTGATGTGCTGATCTAG
- a CDS encoding 2-dehydro-3-deoxy-6-phosphogalactonate aldolase, with product MTRTAEFPKLRRGLVAILRGLTPDQAVAVAGVIYEAGIEAIEIPLNSPEPFASIASIVGSLPASALIGAGTVLEATQVDSLAEVGGRLVVSPNIAAEVMAAAARQGMVTMPGVMSPTEAFKAVKLGASALKFFPASVIGAGSIAAMRAVLPKDTVVGAVGGVSYRDFASYRAAGVTAFGLGTSLFRPGMGIDEVAERARSAVAAWDAAFKDENNAG from the coding sequence ATGACCAGAACAGCGGAATTTCCCAAGCTGCGCCGCGGACTGGTCGCGATCCTGCGCGGGCTTACTCCTGACCAGGCCGTTGCGGTGGCCGGCGTCATCTATGAAGCCGGCATCGAGGCGATCGAGATTCCGCTCAACTCGCCGGAGCCATTTGCCTCCATCGCTTCCATCGTCGGAAGCCTTCCAGCTTCCGCGTTGATCGGAGCAGGTACCGTGCTTGAAGCAACTCAGGTCGATAGCCTCGCCGAGGTCGGCGGTCGGCTTGTCGTCAGCCCCAATATCGCCGCCGAGGTGATGGCTGCAGCTGCCCGCCAAGGCATGGTGACTATGCCGGGGGTGATGAGCCCGACCGAGGCGTTCAAAGCGGTTAAGCTCGGAGCTTCGGCGCTGAAATTCTTCCCCGCCAGCGTGATCGGGGCAGGCAGTATCGCCGCGATGCGCGCGGTGCTGCCCAAAGACACTGTCGTCGGTGCCGTCGGCGGTGTTTCGTATCGCGATTTCGCCAGCTATCGCGCAGCCGGCGTCACCGCTTTCGGGCTCGGCACCAGCCTGTTCCGACCTGGCATGGGCATCGATGAGGTGGCGGAGCGGGCAAGGTCCGCAGTAGCTGCCTGGGACGCGGCTTTCAAGGACGAGAACAATGCCGGCTGA
- a CDS encoding 2-dehydro-3-deoxygalactonokinase yields the protein MAAASVIVAIDWGTTRMRAWLLDAEGAARAEHRSDEGLTTAQTVGFEPILERCLAALSAPDDVPVIICGMAGARQGWIEAPYVDVPSSIAAILRGAVRVPHAGRDIRIVPGLACRSLDAPDVMRGEETQLAGAKLETAGRHVVCMPGTHSKWVIVDSGAVETFRTWPTGELFALLSGHSILRHSIGEQPDAVSTENPVFARACEIALADGGDFASRLFSIRAGSLLHGLTPEDAAARLSGLMIGSEVASARRQFLHADRSVTLVASGTLATLYRRVFEIAELEVRAIDADTAVRIGLFEAARQNEMIHGVPA from the coding sequence ATGGCCGCAGCATCCGTCATCGTGGCAATCGATTGGGGAACCACCCGCATGCGGGCGTGGCTCCTCGATGCCGAAGGTGCCGCCCGTGCCGAACATCGCAGCGACGAAGGGCTGACCACAGCCCAGACGGTCGGCTTCGAGCCCATTCTCGAACGGTGCCTTGCTGCCTTGAGCGCGCCGGACGACGTGCCGGTCATCATCTGCGGCATGGCCGGCGCGCGCCAGGGATGGATCGAGGCGCCTTATGTCGACGTCCCGTCCTCAATTGCGGCGATCCTGAGGGGCGCCGTCCGCGTTCCCCATGCGGGGCGCGACATCCGCATCGTGCCGGGCCTTGCCTGTCGCAGTCTCGACGCCCCCGACGTGATGCGGGGCGAGGAGACGCAACTGGCCGGCGCGAAGCTCGAGACTGCCGGCCGCCATGTGGTCTGTATGCCGGGTACCCACTCCAAATGGGTGATTGTCGACAGCGGCGCCGTCGAGACTTTCCGGACGTGGCCAACCGGCGAATTGTTCGCGCTGCTCTCAGGTCACTCCATCCTGCGCCATTCGATTGGCGAGCAGCCGGACGCCGTCTCGACGGAGAACCCGGTATTTGCAAGAGCCTGCGAGATCGCGCTCGCTGACGGCGGCGATTTCGCCTCGCGACTGTTTTCGATCCGGGCCGGTTCGCTGCTTCATGGTCTGACGCCTGAGGACGCGGCGGCTAGGCTATCCGGCCTGATGATCGGCAGCGAAGTGGCGTCTGCTCGGCGACAGTTTCTCCATGCCGACAGAAGTGTGACCCTTGTCGCATCAGGTACACTCGCCACGCTTTATCGCCGTGTTTTCGAGATCGCCGAGCTAGAGGTCCGCGCCATCGATGCCGACACCGCGGTGCGCATCGGCCTGTTTGAGGCGGCGCGCCAGAACGAAATGATCCACGGAGTGCCGGCATGA
- a CDS encoding SDR family oxidoreductase, translating into MSDRLVGKRIFLTGAAQGIGLAIAQQCLKEGARLFIVDRDGPLLRETVAKLGASEGALGHAEADISDMTAIAAAMISAEKTIGPVNALINNAGINVFGSPLETTDAEWQRCFDVNLKGAWNCCKAVLPGMISAGGGAILNIASTHSFTIIPHTFPYPLAKHALLGLTKSLALEYAASGVRVNALAPGYVETQKNIDYWNSFADPAKARAETLALHPGKRIATTTEIAKAAVFMISDECPFMNAACLVVDGGLSVLQHAAQ; encoded by the coding sequence ATGAGCGACCGTCTTGTCGGCAAACGCATTTTCCTGACCGGCGCAGCACAGGGCATTGGTCTGGCCATAGCTCAGCAATGCCTGAAGGAGGGTGCAAGACTTTTCATCGTCGACCGTGACGGTCCGCTGCTGCGCGAGACTGTTGCCAAGCTTGGGGCATCCGAGGGCGCGCTCGGTCATGCCGAGGCCGACATTTCCGATATGACTGCCATAGCTGCCGCCATGATCTCGGCGGAAAAGACGATCGGCCCCGTCAACGCCCTGATCAACAATGCCGGCATCAACGTCTTTGGTTCGCCGCTCGAAACCACCGATGCCGAATGGCAGCGTTGTTTCGACGTCAATCTCAAGGGCGCATGGAACTGCTGCAAGGCAGTATTGCCGGGCATGATCTCGGCAGGCGGCGGGGCGATTCTCAACATCGCCTCGACGCATTCCTTCACCATCATTCCGCATACCTTTCCCTATCCGCTGGCCAAGCACGCGTTGCTTGGCCTCACCAAGTCCCTGGCGCTCGAATATGCGGCTTCCGGCGTGCGGGTGAATGCGCTCGCGCCCGGCTATGTCGAGACGCAGAAAAACATCGACTACTGGAACAGCTTTGCCGATCCGGCAAAGGCGCGCGCCGAAACCCTGGCGCTTCATCCCGGCAAGCGCATCGCCACCACCACGGAGATCGCCAAGGCGGCCGTGTTCATGATCTCGGACGAATGCCCGTTCATGAACGCTGCCTGTCTTGTCGTCGACGGTGGCCTGAGCGTCCTCCAGCACGCCGCGCAGTGA
- a CDS encoding aldose 1-epimerase produces the protein MQGFVELEGDRLSLRMSLKGGAVVDGHTRDGRRFLRRHDDGAFDVLRSACFPLVPVGNRVEGNDFELGGKSYRFTPNTAEPNYIHGDGWLAEWNVEDASATHVRLAFEQLRPAKSPHVYRAVQTVTLDGATVTLSLSVTNLGNETLPFGIGFHPYFPRTEGTLLTAPAMAWWTEREGYLPGVRTPIPDSADFATPRLLPRRRLNNCFEGWSGQAQIIWPETKLAADIAADASFSRYMLYAPEDDRSFFCLEPMSHTPNALATSGPNALHLLAPGQNLSGAFSITVSNFEVTQ, from the coding sequence ATGCAAGGGTTTGTCGAGCTTGAAGGCGACCGCCTGTCGCTGCGGATGAGCCTTAAGGGCGGGGCGGTCGTTGACGGCCATACGCGCGATGGACGTCGCTTCCTGCGCCGACATGACGACGGCGCGTTCGACGTCTTGCGCTCGGCCTGCTTTCCTTTGGTTCCGGTCGGCAATCGCGTCGAAGGCAACGATTTCGAGCTCGGCGGCAAAAGCTATCGCTTCACGCCCAACACGGCTGAGCCGAACTACATCCATGGCGACGGCTGGCTAGCCGAATGGAACGTTGAAGATGCATCGGCCACCCATGTTCGGCTCGCTTTCGAGCAACTGCGGCCGGCTAAGTCGCCACACGTCTATCGCGCTGTCCAGACCGTCACTCTGGACGGTGCAACCGTGACCTTATCGCTTTCGGTGACGAACCTGGGTAACGAGACGTTGCCGTTTGGCATCGGCTTCCACCCCTATTTTCCCCGCACCGAGGGCACCCTGCTCACGGCCCCGGCGATGGCTTGGTGGACCGAGCGCGAGGGCTATCTGCCTGGCGTGCGCACGCCGATCCCGGACAGCGCCGATTTCGCAACGCCGCGCCTGCTGCCACGCCGCAGGCTGAACAATTGCTTCGAAGGCTGGAGCGGGCAGGCGCAGATCATCTGGCCCGAGACGAAGCTCGCCGCAGACATCGCCGCCGATGCGTCGTTCTCGCGCTACATGCTCTATGCGCCGGAAGACGACCGTAGCTTCTTCTGCCTTGAGCCAATGTCGCACACGCCCAATGCGCTGGCGACTTCAGGCCCGAACGCACTCCATCTGCTTGCGCCTGGGCAAAACCTGTCTGGGGCTTTCTCGATCACCGTCTCGAACTTCGAGGTTACCCAATGA
- the araH gene encoding L-arabinose ABC transporter permease AraH yields the protein MTNSLKKILLGDQGLVVIFVLAFALVSIFVPNFLTERNMLGLLQSVVTVGIVACTMMFCLAARDFDLSVGSIVAFAGMVAVMASNATGSIMVGILAALLCGGAVGLINGVVIAKFRINALITTLATMQIVRGLALIASDGRAVGINDPNFYQLALSKLLGIPTPIWVLAILFVVFGFVLNRTVFGKNTLAIGGNPEASRLAGVNVDWTRIWIFTLQGMVCAIAGILLASRITSGQPNAAIGLELSVISACVLGGVSLAGGRAAIAGVIVGVMIMGIAENVMNLLNIPAFYQYIVRGVILLLAVLLDNLRSSALGRR from the coding sequence ATGACAAACTCTTTGAAGAAGATACTGCTCGGCGACCAGGGTCTCGTCGTGATCTTCGTTCTGGCCTTTGCGCTGGTGTCGATCTTCGTCCCGAACTTCCTGACAGAGCGCAACATGCTGGGCCTGTTGCAGTCGGTCGTCACCGTCGGCATCGTCGCCTGCACGATGATGTTCTGCCTGGCGGCGCGGGATTTCGATCTGTCGGTCGGTTCCATCGTCGCTTTTGCCGGCATGGTCGCCGTCATGGCCTCGAACGCCACCGGTTCGATCATGGTCGGAATCCTCGCTGCCCTGCTTTGCGGCGGCGCCGTCGGCCTGATCAACGGCGTGGTCATCGCCAAGTTTCGTATCAATGCACTGATCACCACGCTGGCGACGATGCAGATCGTGCGCGGTCTCGCGCTGATTGCCTCCGACGGCCGGGCGGTGGGCATCAATGATCCGAATTTCTACCAGCTTGCGCTGTCCAAGCTGCTTGGCATTCCAACGCCGATCTGGGTGCTGGCGATCCTGTTCGTGGTGTTTGGCTTTGTGCTCAACCGCACCGTCTTCGGCAAGAACACGTTGGCCATTGGCGGCAATCCGGAAGCGTCGCGTCTGGCTGGCGTCAATGTCGACTGGACGCGTATCTGGATCTTCACCCTGCAAGGCATGGTCTGCGCCATCGCCGGTATCCTGCTCGCATCGCGCATCACCTCGGGCCAGCCCAATGCGGCCATCGGCCTGGAGCTGTCGGTCATCTCGGCCTGCGTGCTCGGCGGCGTTTCGCTGGCCGGTGGCCGCGCGGCAATCGCCGGCGTGATCGTCGGGGTCATGATCATGGGTATCGCCGAGAATGTGATGAACCTGCTCAACATCCCGGCCTTCTACCAGTACATCGTCCGTGGCGTGATCCTGCTGCTCGCCGTGTTGCTCGACAATCTCAGGTCCAGCGCGCTCGGACGCCGTTGA
- the araG gene encoding L-arabinose ABC transporter ATP-binding protein AraG, with protein MSFLEFSHISKAYPGVQALSDVSFSVAKGAVHGLMGENGAGKSTMIRVLSGDQHADTGDIIIDGQAQKYASTRDAFHAGVIVIHQELQLVPELTVAENLRLGRFPANAGVIQSRQMFSEVGDKLKSAGIDIDPRRKVKTLSIGERQMVEIAKAIMLDARVIALDEPTSSLSSRESEILFSLIERLRAEGKVILYISHRLDEVFRLCDSLTVLRDGKLAAHHPSLENVTREQVVAEMVGREISNVWGWRARTVGAVRLKAEGIAGGKLVQPASFEARAGEILGFFGLIGAGRSELMRLVYGADTRSSGTIKIDGQAVHAVDPRQAIRAGIVLCSEDRKHDGIIQGRSLEENINISSRRHNTRFGILNARKEAEIAETYIKKLKVRTPSRKQDILNLSGGNQQKVILGRWLSEQGVRVLIVDEPTRGIDVGAKSEIYEILYQLAEQGVAIIVVSSELPEVMGICDRILVMCGGRISAHIDRNDFSERAILAAALPDKKTPDAIAS; from the coding sequence ATGTCATTTCTCGAATTTTCTCACATCTCGAAAGCCTATCCTGGCGTCCAGGCGCTGTCCGACGTGTCGTTTTCCGTCGCAAAGGGGGCCGTCCATGGCCTGATGGGCGAAAACGGCGCCGGCAAGTCGACGATGATCCGGGTACTCTCGGGCGACCAGCATGCCGATACCGGCGACATCATCATCGACGGCCAGGCCCAGAAATATGCCTCGACGCGTGACGCCTTTCATGCCGGCGTTATCGTCATTCACCAGGAACTGCAGCTGGTTCCCGAGCTTACCGTCGCCGAAAACCTGCGGCTCGGCCGCTTTCCGGCCAATGCCGGTGTCATCCAGTCACGACAGATGTTTTCGGAGGTCGGCGACAAGCTGAAATCTGCAGGCATCGACATCGACCCGCGCCGCAAGGTCAAGACGCTGTCGATCGGCGAGCGGCAAATGGTCGAGATCGCCAAGGCGATCATGCTCGATGCACGCGTCATTGCGTTGGACGAGCCGACCTCGTCGTTGTCGTCGCGCGAAAGTGAAATTCTCTTCAGCCTGATCGAGCGCCTGCGCGCCGAAGGCAAGGTCATTCTCTACATCTCCCATCGCCTCGACGAGGTGTTTCGGCTCTGCGACAGCCTGACCGTGCTGCGCGACGGCAAGCTGGCCGCCCATCACCCGAGTCTCGAAAACGTCACGCGCGAACAGGTGGTGGCGGAGATGGTCGGTCGCGAGATCTCCAATGTCTGGGGCTGGCGCGCCCGAACGGTGGGCGCTGTCAGGCTGAAGGCTGAAGGCATCGCCGGCGGGAAGCTCGTGCAACCGGCGAGCTTCGAGGCGAGGGCTGGCGAAATTCTAGGCTTCTTCGGACTGATCGGTGCCGGCCGCTCCGAATTGATGCGCCTGGTCTATGGTGCCGACACGCGCAGCAGCGGAACGATCAAAATCGATGGACAGGCAGTTCACGCCGTCGACCCGCGCCAGGCGATACGCGCGGGCATCGTGCTGTGCTCCGAAGACCGCAAGCATGACGGCATCATCCAGGGGCGCTCGCTGGAGGAGAACATCAACATTTCCTCGCGTCGCCACAACACCCGCTTCGGCATCCTCAATGCGCGCAAGGAAGCCGAAATCGCCGAGACCTATATCAAGAAGCTCAAGGTCCGCACGCCTTCGCGCAAGCAGGACATCCTGAACCTGTCGGGCGGCAACCAGCAGAAGGTCATTCTCGGCCGCTGGCTGTCCGAACAGGGCGTCCGCGTCCTTATCGTCGACGAGCCGACACGCGGTATCGATGTCGGCGCCAAATCCGAAATCTACGAAATCCTCTACCAGCTCGCTGAGCAAGGCGTGGCGATCATCGTCGTCTCCAGCGAACTGCCCGAGGTGATGGGCATCTGCGACCGCATCCTGGTCATGTGCGGCGGCCGCATCTCGGCGCACATCGACCGCAACGATTTCAGCGAGCGCGCAATCCTGGCAGCAGCGCTTCCCGACAAGAAGACGCCAGACGCAATCGCATCCTGA
- a CDS encoding arabinose ABC transporter substrate-binding protein gives MRLLKTALVAGALAVLSATTIASAYAQETKIGFIVKQPEEPWFQDEWKFADQAAKEKGFTLVKIGAEDGEKLMSAIDNLGAQGAQGFVVCTPDVKLGPGIVAKAAANNLKVMTVDDRLVSADGKPIEEVPHMGISATKIGEAVGQAIVDEMKARGWKAEEVGAIRVSYDQLPTAVDRVEGAISVLKANGFKAENIFDAPQAKTDTEAAHNAATVVLNKNANIKKWVAFGLNDEAVLGAVRASEGVGIAADGMIGVGIGGADSAINEFKKPSATGFIGSVIISPKRHGYETALNMYEWVANGKEPEKLILTAGALAKRDDFEKVRAELGIE, from the coding sequence ATGCGATTGTTGAAGACGGCGCTCGTCGCGGGCGCCCTTGCGGTTCTGTCTGCCACCACCATTGCTTCTGCCTATGCGCAGGAAACCAAGATCGGCTTCATCGTGAAGCAGCCCGAGGAGCCCTGGTTCCAGGACGAGTGGAAGTTTGCCGACCAGGCTGCCAAGGAAAAAGGCTTTACGCTGGTCAAGATCGGTGCCGAGGACGGCGAGAAGCTGATGTCGGCGATCGACAATCTCGGCGCCCAGGGCGCCCAGGGCTTCGTCGTCTGCACGCCCGACGTGAAACTCGGGCCTGGCATCGTCGCCAAGGCTGCGGCCAACAACCTCAAGGTGATGACCGTCGATGACCGTCTGGTCAGCGCCGACGGCAAGCCGATCGAGGAAGTGCCGCATATGGGCATCTCGGCCACCAAGATTGGTGAGGCCGTCGGCCAGGCGATCGTCGACGAAATGAAGGCCCGTGGCTGGAAGGCCGAAGAGGTCGGTGCGATCCGAGTCTCCTATGACCAACTGCCGACCGCCGTCGACCGCGTCGAGGGCGCCATCTCGGTGCTCAAGGCCAACGGCTTCAAGGCCGAGAACATCTTCGACGCGCCTCAGGCGAAGACCGACACCGAAGCCGCGCACAACGCGGCGACGGTTGTCCTGAACAAGAACGCCAACATCAAGAAGTGGGTCGCCTTCGGCCTCAACGACGAAGCGGTTCTGGGTGCCGTGCGTGCATCGGAAGGCGTCGGCATCGCAGCTGACGGCATGATCGGTGTCGGCATCGGCGGCGCGGACTCGGCGATCAACGAGTTCAAGAAGCCTTCGGCCACCGGCTTCATCGGTTCGGTGATCATCTCGCCGAAGCGCCATGGCTATGAGACTGCGCTCAACATGTATGAGTGGGTCGCCAACGGCAAGGAACCGGAGAAGCTGATCCTGACCGCCGGGGCGCTTGCCAAGCGTGACGACTTCGAAAAGGTCCGTGCGGAACTCGGCATCGAGTAA